A single window of Rhodamnia argentea isolate NSW1041297 chromosome 5, ASM2092103v1, whole genome shotgun sequence DNA harbors:
- the LOC115726721 gene encoding transcription factor bHLH111-like has protein sequence MHSNGGFYLQSKAFNDDYWFRGEDNGAIPAQPLNDLQAGYEYITSSYDTIYEQPRKKLLVSQTPSDLQDNQNARKHQSKGKGFVPGEGFSVSPLLSMPLNQWNKNKRKRTLSNEENHEVKNGSVEAQQCRMQVPVKRSQKIGDKITALQKLVSPYGKTDTASVLQEACLYIKLLQEQIQNLLQMLSSSYSSIRALQPQPCIYVEENGERKPDLQSRGLCLVPVSLIQEWSRKNRAEAHSHLVHQGSW, from the exons ATGCACAGCAATGGTGGATTCTATTTGCAGTCCAAAGCATTCAATGATGACTACTGGTTTAGAGGTGAAGATAATGGGGCTATTCCTGCTCAGCCCCTTAATGATCTTCAAGCAg GTTATGAGTACATCACATCTAGCTATGATACAATCTATGAGCAGCCAAGAAAGAAGCTTTTGGTTTCACAAACTCCAAGT GACTTGCAGGACAATCAAAATGCAAGGAAGCACCAGTCAAAGGGAAAGGGTTTTGTACCTGGAGAGGGCTTTAGCGTGTCGCCGCTCCTGAGCATGCCTTTGAACCAGTGGAATAAGAACAAGAGGAAAAGAACCTTGTCTAATGAAGAAAACCATGAAGTCAAAAATGGCTCGGTTGAGGCTCAACAGTGCAgg ATGCAAGTTCCAGTAAAGAGAAGTCAAAAGATAGGTGACAAAATCACAGCTCTACAAAAGCTGGTGTCTCCATATGGCAAG ACTGACACTGCTTCAGTACTCCAAGAAGCTTGCCTATATATCAAGCTCCTTCAAGAACAAATTCAG AATCTTCTCCAGATGCTAAGCAGCTCATATAGTAGCATCAGAGCACTCCAACCACAG CCGTGCATTTATGTAGAGGAAAACGGGGAAAGGAAACCTGATTTGCAAAGCAGAGGACTCTGTTTGGTTCCGGTATCATTGATTCAGGAATGGTCGAGAAAGAACCGCGCTGAAGCTCACAGTCATCTGGTTCATCAAGGAAGTTGGTGA
- the LOC115726707 gene encoding 40S ribosomal protein S15a-1 — protein MVRVSVLNDALKSMYNAEKRGKRQVMIRPSSKVIIKFLLVMQKHGYIGEFEYVDDHRAGKIVVELNGRLNKCGVISPRFDIGVKEIEGWTARLLPSRQFGYIVLTTSAGIMDHEEARRKNVGGKVLGFFY, from the exons ATGGTGAGGGTGAGTGTTTTGAATGATGCTCTTAAGAGCATGTATAACGCCGAGAAGAGGGGAAAGAGGCAGGTCATGATCAGACCCTCGTCCAAAGTGATCATCAAGTTTCTTCTGGTGATGCAGAAGCATG GTTACATTGGAGAGTTTGAGTACGTCGACGACCACAGGGCTGGCAAAATTGTGGTTGAACTCAATGGAAGGCTAAACAAGTGCGGAGTCATCAGTCCCCGTTTTGATATTGGTGTCAAGGAGATCGAAGGCTGGACTGCAAGGTTGCTTCCCTCAAGACAG TTTGGTTACATTGTGTTAACAACTTCAGCTGGCATTATGGATCATGAAGAGGCTAGGAGGAAGAACGTCGGTGGAAAAGTACTTGGTTTCTTTTACTAG